The Salvelinus fontinalis isolate EN_2023a chromosome 24, ASM2944872v1, whole genome shotgun sequence genome has a segment encoding these proteins:
- the LOC129821673 gene encoding olfactory receptor 1030-like yields MTWDSSSGREKVVQKGDKFKDIQCQSGQSVIYQLCVKLGAQGWPAFNKPLHTPMYFFICSLAMVDIVYTSGISVTMLNVLLGEERRIPYAPCMIQCFLYHLGTLIFFSYMKIVHVVIHMSSSKDRRKTFSTCVSHMIVVACFFIPKVLRFEGA; encoded by the exons ATGACGTGGGATTCCTCAAGTGGCCGAGAGAAGGTGGTTCAGAAAGGGGATAAATTCAAAGACATCCAATGCCAGTCTGGTCAGAGTGTCATCTACCAGCTGTGTGTGAAACTTGGCGCACAAGGCTGGCCTG CATTCAACAAGCCTCTGCATACCCCCATGTACTTTTTTATTTGCTCACTAGCAATGGTAGACATAGTATACACCAGCGGCATTAGTGTTACAATGCTTAACGTTCTCCTTGGTGAGGAGAGAAGAATCCCCTATGCACCCTGCATGATACAGTGCTTCCTATATCATTTAGGAA CCTTGATATTCTTCTCATACATGAAGATAGTTCATGTAGTGATACACATGTCTTCATCCAAAGACAGGAGGAAAACATTTAGcacctgtgtctctcacatgatAGTGGTGGCTTGCTTCTTTATCCCCAAGGTGTT GAGATTCGAGGGCgcctga